Sequence from the Rutidosis leptorrhynchoides isolate AG116_Rl617_1_P2 chromosome 3, CSIRO_AGI_Rlap_v1, whole genome shotgun sequence genome:
ACCCGATTGGTCAAAACCTTTcaagctaatgtgtgatgctagtgatttcgcgctagGGGATGTTTAAGTCAACGTCAAGATAACGAATTTCAACTAATCTACTATGCAAGCaaaacacttacaggagctcagttgaattacacaactactgagaaggagcttcttgcagtagtttttgctttcaataagtttagatcttacctgTGTTATCATagacaattgtttataccgatcattcagccctaaagtacttgtttAAAAAGAAATATTATAAACCTAGACTCATTCTTTGGATTCTTCTTctacaagaatttgacattgaaatcaaggataaaaagggtgttgAAAATCTCGTTGCGGATCAGTTGACCcatcttgaaaatcctaacttagaaacactcaaCAAATCTATTATACACTATACTTTTCCTGACGAGTTCCGAATGAGAATCAAAACAAAAGAAGATATTCCATGCTTTGAGGATTTTGTAAATTATCTTGCCGTAGATTCTTGTCAAAAATCAAatgtatcagcaaaagaagaatcTTCCCCCATTTGAAGTTTTAATTCTGAGAAAGCCCGAATATTTTTCGTATATGAGCAGATCAAGTTATTCTACGATGTGTATAtagtaaagaagctcaacaaattctggagcactgtcatcaaggacCAGCCAACAgacatttcggacctagctatacagcaaAGAAGGTCTTCGACTCAAGATTTTACTGGCCAACTGTTTTTAAAGATACTCACAACATGGTGAAAACCTGTGATGATTGTCAAAGATCTGAAAATATTTCTAAacgagacgaaatgccacaacaaggcATCCTAGTATGTGAAgtgtttgacatttggggtattgacttcatgggttcaTTTCCCGCCTCAAACAAATGAAAATACATTCTAGTGgtagtcgattacgtttctaaatgggctgaagcgaaAGCCCTACCCACTagcgatgctcgagttgttgttaactttcttaaaaaccttttctcgggttttgagatttcaaaagcattaatcagttatcgtggaactcattttacaaatcatatACTCGATAAAGTTCTTAAAAAgtatggagttaatcatcgtttctcaacttcttaccaacCTCAAACAAGTGGCCAAGTTTAAAACACAAATTGATGTCTTAAacaaattttagaaagaacggttaagaaTAATCAAAAATTCTGGCATCGAAAGATAGATGATGCactatgggcatttagaaccgcattcAAAACACCCATGGGTACTACTCCTTTCACGTTACTATATGGTAAGGCATGTCATCTACCTGTCAAGGTTGAACACAAGGTGTATTGGGCACTAAAAGAATGTAATACAGACCTTGTGGAAGCTGGAGAAAATTGGTTCTTTCAATTGCATGAGAGACTTCAAGCATACAAAAACTCGAGATCTTATAAAGAGAAAACTAAGAAATGGCATCATGACCGTTTAAAGGAGAAAAAAGAATTTGAACCGGGAGACAAAGTTCTAGTTTTTCAATCACGTTTTaaattttcacctgggaaacttaaatCCCAATGGACGGGACCGTATGAAGTAAAACACACATTTAGATCTGGATACGTAGAGTTACATGACAAGAATGGTGGTACTTTCAATGTGAACCATCATAGACTTAAATTCTATTATGAATGGTTCAACAACACTGAAAGAGATgacatcacattctaccctaagggcAAATGAATACGGGGTAATTTTAGCTAACCACTCGCcttcttaaataataaaatattttgggAGTGGAGCCCGATTCGTCTTTCCCTAGCAgagcctaaagaactagtcttatcCCCCAGTCTAACTTTTAATTTTTgtaaaaactaaataaaataataatagtaataaaaaataaagaaaaagtatGTTGTGTGTTTTtgttttgtttggttttgatgTGTATAAGGCAGGGTAAAAGACacatttcaaagactggcattaagtttagtaAAAGCTACCATTTTGACGAAACACATGTGTAATATAATTTAAGGAATAGATGATGTACAACGTCAAAGTTAAACAACATTCCGCGATCTTCATTTTAAATCAACGAGGTTTTTTAACTTCATTCTTACACTTTTTGCCCTCTCGAATTTAATTTTATCTGATATCGTTGCAAGTAattggcattgcatgatctcaagtgtggggaggataGTATAAATTCTGTCGGGTTTATACGCTGAGCTTATTTTCTCaattttatgaaaaattttaaaaagtttaaataaataaattcgaATCTTGTTTAATATttgtgaatgataaaactaggtgttagaaccgaaattattgttacctcaaggagaacataaattaagaaacaaccaaatttgtgaatttatttgattaaatcAGGAATAAAAAATTTCAAGAAAAAAGCCTAGTGTGGGAAGATTTGTCAATATATATGAATTGTTATCACATGTTTGTGCGaagtttattgcaggtactttgCTTTGGGTTGTAGAAATTTGTTTTACCCATTAAATTGTGAAAATTAAAATTTGAGTCTTCAAGATGGTTCGACTCCATCCTTAGAGGAAGTAATGTCTTCCGATAAAGAAACACGCTCCTTGATTTAAGTTAGGAAATTGTCATCCAGACCggctgtagagtctacgaaaacctTGAAAAGTATTTCTAAAATCaggtggaaatccacggacctcagcatcaaacagggtcttagtggtcagacttatcctaaccatgagttgGATCTGTATCGCACAATGGGGAGGCACTATGACACAACTTAAGTAGATTAATcagatccccagatggatgatatatgtaaatataaaatgcatctatgttgactgcggtcaacatacatatgccttaacagattgaggtgtgcaaactcatggttcaccgatgatatttggacaaaaTGTAGAATCTTCCTAACCTACATTATTTTCTAACCGACATCACTACGACGTTAGGCTCTGTGGGAAGACTCAGCTTGACCGTGAAAATGTTTTAATTGAAAAATGGTTTTTCGTATACTTAGAGACTTTTAGGGCTAAAACGAAAACATGAG
This genomic interval carries:
- the LOC139901326 gene encoding uncharacterized protein translates to MGTTPFTLLYGKACHLPVKVEHKVYWALKECNTDLVEAGENWFFQLHERLQAYKNSRSYKEKTKKWHHDRLKEKKEFEPGDKVLVFQSRFKFSPGKLKSQWTGPYEVKHTFRSGYVELHDKNGGTFNVNHHRLKFYYEWFNNTERDDITFYPKGK